The Micromonospora sp. M71_S20 genome has a window encoding:
- a CDS encoding amino acid permease, which yields MTSTGRTAGGGTGIFRRKPVEEIADETGDGLARSLGLWQLTAIGVGGIIGAGIFALAGAVASETAGPAVLVSFLIAGLASAAAALSYAEFAGMIPKAGSAYTYGYAVLGEAVGWFIGWDLLLEYTAIVAVVAIGISGYFSFLVGELGVDLPAWMLGAPGTGEGRVVDLFAVVLCLFIAFLLNLGIKSAARFETIVVGLKIAVVLLVVVVGFFHIRTENYSPFFPFGLGGAFTGAATVFFAVFGYDAMSTAAEESKDARRHMPKAIIYSLAISMVLYVLATLVLTGMQNYRDIDPESGFSSAFASVGLSGLASVIAVGAIIGILTVMFTFMLGVTRVWFSMSRDGLLPGWFAKLHPVRRVPSRVTWIVGVGSALIAGFLPIREAAELTNIGILLAFVVVCVAVIVLRYRRPDAPRTFRLPGMPVVPALGAAFSLWLITYLAPETWLRFAVWFLIGAVIYALYGYRRSALARRD from the coding sequence ATGACCTCCACGGGACGGACGGCGGGCGGCGGCACGGGCATCTTCCGCCGCAAGCCGGTCGAGGAGATCGCCGACGAGACCGGGGACGGGCTCGCGCGTTCCCTCGGGCTCTGGCAGCTCACCGCCATCGGGGTGGGCGGCATCATCGGCGCGGGCATCTTCGCCCTGGCCGGTGCCGTGGCGAGCGAGACCGCCGGCCCGGCCGTGCTGGTCTCGTTCCTGATCGCGGGGCTCGCCAGCGCGGCGGCGGCCCTGTCGTACGCCGAGTTCGCCGGCATGATCCCAAAGGCCGGCTCGGCCTACACCTACGGGTACGCGGTGCTCGGCGAGGCGGTGGGCTGGTTCATCGGCTGGGACCTGCTGCTGGAGTACACCGCGATCGTGGCCGTGGTGGCGATCGGCATCTCCGGCTACTTCTCGTTCCTGGTGGGCGAGCTGGGGGTGGACCTGCCGGCCTGGATGCTCGGCGCCCCGGGCACCGGCGAGGGACGGGTGGTCGACCTGTTCGCGGTGGTTCTCTGCCTGTTCATCGCGTTCCTGCTGAACCTCGGGATCAAGTCCGCCGCCCGCTTCGAGACGATCGTCGTCGGGTTGAAGATCGCCGTGGTGCTGCTGGTCGTCGTGGTCGGCTTCTTCCACATCCGCACCGAGAACTACTCGCCGTTCTTCCCCTTCGGGCTGGGCGGGGCGTTCACCGGCGCGGCCACGGTCTTCTTCGCCGTGTTCGGCTACGACGCGATGAGCACGGCCGCCGAGGAGTCGAAGGACGCCCGCCGGCACATGCCCAAGGCGATCATCTACTCGCTGGCGATCTCGATGGTCCTCTACGTGCTGGCCACCCTGGTGCTGACCGGTATGCAGAACTACCGGGACATCGACCCGGAGAGCGGCTTCTCCTCCGCGTTCGCCTCCGTGGGGCTCTCCGGCCTGGCCAGCGTGATCGCGGTCGGCGCGATCATCGGCATCCTGACCGTGATGTTCACCTTCATGCTCGGCGTCACGCGGGTGTGGTTCTCGATGAGCCGGGACGGGCTGCTGCCGGGATGGTTCGCCAAGCTGCACCCGGTCCGCCGGGTGCCGAGCCGGGTCACCTGGATCGTCGGCGTGGGCTCGGCCCTGATCGCCGGCTTCCTGCCGATCCGGGAGGCGGCCGAGCTGACCAACATCGGCATCCTGCTGGCCTTCGTGGTGGTCTGCGTCGCGGTGATCGTGCTGCGCTACCGCCGCCCCGACGCGCCGCGCACCTTCCGGCTGCCGGGCATGCCCGTGGTGCCGGCGCTGGGCGCGGCCTTCTCCCTCTGGCTGATCACCTACCTGGCCCCGGAGACGTGGCTGCGCTTCGCCGTCTGGTTCCTGATCGGCGCGGTCATCTACGCCCTCTACGGCTACCGGCGCTCGGCGCTGGCCCGCCGGGACTGA
- a CDS encoding 4Fe-4S cluster-binding domain-containing protein produces MSDDGPGPRPAVGAEAVSVARFLSATRAEGPGERTAVWVQGCAIRCPGCFNPHLWTFRGGERVAPADLVRRVLDAGTEGLTLLGGEPFDQAAPLAAVAAGVRAAGRSVMTFTGYTGAQLHRAVDAGRDDVAALLAATDLLVAGPFLADRIDTRRPWVGSTNQEFVLLSDRFPGLLDEVSRSPDRVEVTVDAAGRIAVNGWAEVDALDELLASVTGRSPGGRAAPGAGDRPRSRGRGCRPQSRRASAERR; encoded by the coding sequence ATGTCTGACGACGGTCCCGGGCCCCGCCCTGCGGTCGGGGCGGAGGCGGTGTCGGTGGCCCGGTTCCTGTCCGCCACCCGTGCGGAGGGGCCGGGTGAGCGGACGGCCGTCTGGGTGCAGGGCTGCGCCATCCGCTGCCCCGGCTGCTTCAACCCGCACCTGTGGACCTTCCGGGGCGGGGAACGTGTCGCCCCCGCCGACCTGGTGCGCCGGGTGCTGGACGCCGGCACCGAGGGGCTGACGCTGCTGGGCGGCGAGCCCTTCGACCAGGCCGCCCCGCTGGCCGCCGTCGCCGCCGGGGTACGCGCCGCCGGGCGTTCGGTGATGACCTTCACCGGCTACACCGGGGCGCAGCTGCACCGGGCGGTCGACGCCGGCCGGGACGACGTCGCGGCGCTGCTGGCGGCGACCGACCTCCTCGTCGCCGGGCCGTTCCTGGCCGACCGGATCGACACCCGGCGACCCTGGGTGGGTTCCACCAACCAGGAGTTCGTGCTGCTCAGCGACCGCTTCCCGGGCCTGCTCGACGAGGTGTCGCGCAGCCCGGACCGGGTCGAGGTGACAGTCGACGCCGCCGGCCGGATCGCGGTGAACGGCTGGGCCGAGGTCGACGCCCTCGACGAGCTGCTGGCGTCGGTGACCGGCCGCAGCCCCGGCGGGCGGGCAGCTCCGGGCGCGGGTGACCGCCCCCGGTCCCGAGGGCGCGGGTGCCGCCCTCAGTCCCGGCGGGCCAGCGCCGAGCGCCGGTAG
- a CDS encoding helix-hairpin-helix domain-containing protein, whose product MSNAPNPGWPPPAVSRPSAMWQVLQSWWLLLPVLGCSCLGGFGFIYVGLRARRAAWWIPGIVYAVVGWAAFILVGESDDKSALSDWAVGALLAVWVGSILHAALINPAWLRWLTDRRARSAAAGAWPGGAYPLAPLPGTAPAGPIPAPYPGMSLAYPPGPPAGYPSPAYPPAPPPGFPPASPSYPAASPGHPPASPAYPPGSPAYPPGSPVGYPPAPAGYAPPAADPTMVPYQPVDPFGTGPVATPVSQPDRPAAGQPAPGPLDVNTAGPEALASLPGFDPQRARQVLAERERRGSFGSLAEFAAAADLAPHEYARLRDAVACLPPVGPAPGQPPPGRVLDV is encoded by the coding sequence ATGTCGAACGCGCCTAACCCCGGCTGGCCGCCCCCGGCCGTGTCCCGGCCGAGCGCGATGTGGCAGGTGTTGCAGAGCTGGTGGCTGCTGCTGCCTGTCCTCGGGTGCAGCTGCCTCGGCGGCTTCGGGTTCATCTACGTGGGCCTGCGGGCCCGGCGCGCGGCCTGGTGGATCCCCGGCATCGTCTACGCCGTGGTGGGCTGGGCGGCGTTCATCCTCGTCGGCGAGTCGGACGATAAGAGCGCCCTCAGCGACTGGGCGGTCGGCGCGCTCCTGGCCGTGTGGGTCGGCAGCATCCTGCACGCCGCGCTGATCAACCCGGCGTGGCTGCGCTGGCTCACCGACCGCCGGGCCAGGTCCGCGGCGGCGGGGGCGTGGCCCGGCGGCGCGTACCCGCTGGCTCCGCTGCCCGGAACGGCTCCCGCCGGCCCGATTCCCGCTCCCTACCCGGGCATGTCCCTGGCGTATCCGCCCGGGCCGCCGGCGGGGTACCCGTCCCCGGCGTACCCGCCCGCACCCCCACCGGGGTTCCCGCCCGCGTCGCCGTCCTACCCGGCCGCGTCGCCGGGACATCCGCCCGCGTCGCCGGCGTACCCGCCCGGATCGCCGGCCTATCCGCCGGGGTCGCCGGTGGGGTATCCGCCCGCGCCGGCGGGATATGCGCCGCCGGCGGCCGACCCGACGATGGTGCCGTACCAGCCCGTCGACCCCTTCGGGACCGGGCCGGTCGCCACGCCCGTGTCGCAGCCGGACCGGCCGGCCGCCGGGCAGCCGGCCCCGGGGCCGCTCGACGTCAACACGGCCGGGCCGGAGGCCCTCGCGTCGCTGCCCGGCTTCGACCCGCAGCGCGCCCGCCAGGTGCTGGCCGAGCGGGAGCGGCGCGGGTCCTTCGGCAGCCTGGCCGAGTTCGCCGCCGCCGCCGACCTGGCCCCCCACGAGTACGCGCGCCTGCGCGACGCCGTGGCCTGCCTCCCGCCCGTCGGGCCGGCGCCCGGGCAGCCGCCGCCCGGCCGGGTCCTCGATGTCTGA
- a CDS encoding DUF2997 domain-containing protein, with protein MGGQPRIVVTVTSEGVVSAETRDVLGDGCLDYIAVLEDLLAARTVRSAYTADHDRAAVVARQEQRDVERA; from the coding sequence ATGGGCGGGCAGCCGCGGATCGTGGTCACCGTGACCAGCGAGGGCGTCGTGAGCGCCGAGACCAGGGACGTGCTCGGCGACGGCTGCCTCGACTACATCGCCGTGCTGGAGGACCTGCTGGCGGCCCGCACGGTACGCAGCGCGTACACCGCCGACCACGATCGGGCGGCCGTGGTCGCGCGGCAGGAGCAACGTGATGTCGAACGCGCCTAA
- a CDS encoding AAA family ATPase — translation MVVPFRDALSQMLKARFPVLYVESSEEQRVVAEVCAVAQDATLVRTPRAVWTWSLTTGLVQPDGVARKGTTDPDDALAAALRLDHPSVLIFKDLHPAHGGSDRPGTPGVVRRLRDVVAAFKAGPVPRTLVLVSPVLHIPVELEKDVTIVDFPLPTETEIRRVLDGMIAANSAGGRIRIALDDLGRERLAKAALGLTLHEAENAFARAMVNDGVLDGSDLAVVHEEKRQTVRKSGLLEFVDAPVDLADVGGLENLKRWLAKRDGSWLAEAAAYGLPAPRGVLITGVPGCGKSLTAKAIASAWGLPLLRLDVGRVFAGLVGSSEQNMRTAIRTAEATAPCVLWIDEIEKGFVGGAGDSGTSARVFGSFLTWMQEKAQPVFVIATANDFERLPPELLRKGRFDEIFFVDLPTRAERASIWRVHLARRLRNPAVAGALTLDDALLGELAGLSEGYSGAEIEQAVVGGLFDAFAERRPLRRDDLVRALVSMVPLSVTQAERIDAVRSWADARAVAATAAEDWDLGGRPAGPSGSRPGGPGQQRGQGGRAVEF, via the coding sequence ATGGTGGTGCCGTTTCGTGACGCGCTGTCGCAGATGCTCAAGGCGCGCTTCCCGGTCCTCTACGTCGAGTCGTCCGAGGAACAGCGGGTGGTCGCCGAGGTCTGCGCCGTCGCCCAGGACGCCACCCTCGTCCGCACGCCCCGGGCGGTGTGGACCTGGTCGCTGACGACGGGGCTCGTGCAGCCCGACGGCGTCGCCCGCAAGGGCACCACCGACCCGGACGACGCGCTGGCCGCCGCGCTGCGCCTCGACCACCCCAGCGTGCTGATCTTCAAGGACCTGCACCCTGCGCACGGCGGCAGCGACCGGCCGGGCACCCCCGGCGTGGTCCGCCGGCTGCGGGACGTGGTGGCGGCGTTCAAGGCCGGCCCGGTGCCGCGCACCCTCGTCCTGGTCTCGCCGGTGCTGCACATCCCGGTGGAGCTGGAGAAGGACGTGACGATCGTCGACTTCCCGCTGCCCACCGAGACGGAGATCCGGCGGGTGCTCGACGGCATGATCGCCGCCAACTCCGCCGGCGGCCGGATCCGGATCGCGTTGGACGACCTCGGCCGGGAACGGCTCGCCAAGGCGGCCCTCGGGCTCACCCTGCACGAGGCGGAGAACGCGTTCGCCCGCGCCATGGTCAACGACGGCGTGCTCGACGGCAGCGACCTCGCCGTGGTGCACGAGGAGAAGCGGCAGACCGTACGCAAGTCGGGGCTGCTGGAGTTCGTCGACGCCCCGGTCGACCTCGCCGACGTCGGCGGGCTGGAGAACCTGAAGCGGTGGCTGGCCAAGCGGGACGGTTCCTGGCTGGCCGAGGCGGCGGCGTACGGGCTGCCCGCGCCCCGGGGCGTCCTGATCACCGGGGTGCCCGGCTGCGGCAAGTCGCTGACCGCGAAGGCGATCGCCTCGGCCTGGGGTCTGCCGCTGCTGCGGCTGGACGTCGGCCGGGTCTTCGCCGGGCTCGTCGGGTCGAGCGAGCAGAACATGCGCACCGCCATCCGGACCGCCGAGGCGACCGCGCCCTGCGTGCTGTGGATCGACGAGATCGAGAAGGGCTTCGTCGGCGGGGCCGGCGACTCCGGCACCTCCGCCCGGGTCTTCGGCTCCTTCCTGACCTGGATGCAGGAGAAGGCCCAGCCCGTCTTCGTCATCGCGACCGCCAACGACTTCGAGCGGCTGCCCCCGGAACTGCTCCGCAAGGGACGCTTCGACGAGATCTTCTTCGTCGACCTGCCGACCCGCGCGGAGCGGGCGTCGATCTGGCGAGTCCACCTCGCCCGGCGGCTGCGCAACCCGGCCGTCGCCGGCGCCCTGACGCTCGACGACGCCCTGCTCGGCGAACTCGCCGGGCTCAGCGAGGGCTACTCGGGGGCCGAGATCGAACAGGCCGTCGTCGGCGGGCTCTTCGACGCCTTCGCCGAACGGCGTCCGCTGCGCCGCGACGACCTGGTCCGGGCCCTGGTCAGCATGGTGCCGCTCAGCGTCACCCAGGCCGAACGCATCGACGCCGTACGCTCCTGGGCCGACGCCCGCGCCGTCGCCGCCACCGCCGCCGAGGACTGGGACCTCGGCGGTCGCCCCGCCGGCCCGAGCGGCTCCCGGCCCGGCGGTCCGGGGCAGCAACGGGGACAGGGCGGGCGAGCGGTCGAGTTCTAG
- a CDS encoding serine hydrolase: protein MRKPTVLTLVVGLVAAVAAVGIMPRAPRLTGQSTGDTALAADVRAAVPDPEGHRGLAVAVLENGQVRTAGLGERDAAGRPVEPGTPFEIGSITKAMTGMLLARQAATGAVRPDEPVGTVLPALTGPAREATLAELASHRSGLPRLAVTSAGDLVGTWWANVTGGNPYAGRDARWLLDAAGGEEPGDGRGQVHYSNLGVALLGQALATRAGTSYPELLDRELLRPLGMTATVVATDAGALPPGRAEGSTAGGRAVDAWVGGGYAPAGVGPWSTAEDLARLLGATLAGTAPGADAATPRFTEDDRNRVGYGWFTTRYGDREIVWHNGATGGFHAYLGFERATGRGVVVLGNTDKGVESIGLRLLGLPARDADGDGPPLPVWIGAGLAVVLTFLGGLSLLGATRRAPDRLTLAPAVAWAVLYLALGHRLGDWSVVPGWFWPVGAGLSAAGIVLAAYRWRGLPPLAGAPPWRRLTSATFSALLAALALAILTP from the coding sequence ATGCGCAAGCCAACCGTCCTCACCCTGGTCGTCGGTCTCGTCGCCGCGGTCGCGGCCGTCGGGATCATGCCGCGCGCACCCCGGCTGACCGGGCAGAGCACCGGCGACACCGCGCTGGCCGCCGACGTCCGCGCGGCGGTGCCCGACCCCGAGGGGCACCGCGGCCTCGCCGTCGCCGTGCTCGAGAACGGCCAGGTCCGGACCGCCGGCCTGGGCGAGCGCGACGCGGCGGGCCGACCGGTGGAACCGGGCACCCCCTTCGAGATCGGCTCGATCACCAAGGCGATGACCGGGATGCTCCTCGCCCGGCAGGCCGCGACCGGCGCGGTACGCCCCGACGAGCCGGTCGGCACCGTGCTGCCCGCGCTCACGGGGCCCGCCCGCGAGGCCACCCTCGCCGAGCTGGCCAGCCACCGCTCCGGCCTGCCCCGCCTCGCGGTCACCTCGGCCGGGGACCTGGTCGGCACCTGGTGGGCGAACGTCACCGGCGGCAACCCCTACGCCGGTCGGGACGCCCGGTGGCTGCTCGACGCCGCCGGCGGGGAGGAGCCCGGCGACGGGCGCGGGCAGGTCCACTACTCGAACCTCGGCGTGGCGCTGCTCGGGCAGGCGCTCGCCACCCGGGCCGGCACGTCGTACCCGGAACTGCTCGACCGTGAGCTGCTGCGACCGCTCGGCATGACGGCGACCGTGGTGGCGACCGACGCCGGCGCCCTGCCGCCCGGGCGTGCCGAGGGCTCCACGGCCGGCGGCCGCGCAGTCGACGCCTGGGTCGGCGGCGGCTACGCGCCGGCCGGAGTCGGTCCCTGGTCGACCGCCGAGGATCTGGCCCGGCTGCTCGGCGCGACGCTCGCCGGCACCGCCCCCGGCGCCGACGCGGCCACCCCGCGCTTCACCGAGGACGACCGCAACCGGGTCGGCTACGGCTGGTTCACCACCCGGTACGGCGACCGCGAGATCGTCTGGCACAACGGCGCCACCGGCGGCTTCCACGCCTACCTGGGCTTCGAGCGGGCCACCGGGCGCGGCGTGGTGGTGCTCGGCAACACCGACAAGGGCGTCGAGTCGATCGGGCTGCGGCTGCTCGGCCTGCCGGCGCGGGACGCCGACGGCGACGGCCCGCCGCTGCCCGTCTGGATCGGCGCCGGGCTCGCGGTGGTCCTCACCTTCCTCGGCGGGCTGAGCCTGCTCGGCGCCACCCGCCGGGCCCCCGACCGGCTGACCCTGGCGCCCGCCGTCGCCTGGGCGGTGCTCTACCTCGCCCTGGGCCACCGGCTGGGCGACTGGTCGGTGGTGCCCGGCTGGTTCTGGCCGGTCGGCGCCGGCCTCTCGGCGGCCGGGATCGTCCTGGCCGCGTACCGCTGGCGGGGGCTGCCCCCGCTGGCCGGCGCCCCGCCCTGGCGGCGACTGACGTCGGCGACGTTCTCCGCCCTCCTGGCAGCCCTCGCCCTAGCGATCCTCACCCCCTGA
- a CDS encoding helix-turn-helix transcriptional regulator, producing the protein MTEIEERLSTLEAQVAALTERLGAGPPPAEAPPATGDVFWALDGLKQRIPSDGGGAVLYTGTVRLDDQHYDWQYGRTVDDVLAGDWTELAGVLTALAHPVRLRLLREILGGRHGTGELAEIEGLGTTGQLHHHLRQLTAAGWLRSAGRGHYAVPAERVVPLLAILTAARR; encoded by the coding sequence ATGACGGAGATCGAGGAACGGCTGAGCACGCTGGAGGCGCAGGTCGCCGCGCTGACGGAGCGCCTCGGAGCGGGACCGCCCCCGGCCGAGGCACCCCCGGCGACCGGCGACGTCTTCTGGGCCCTCGACGGGCTGAAGCAGCGGATCCCGTCCGACGGCGGCGGCGCGGTGCTCTACACCGGCACCGTCCGCCTCGACGACCAGCACTACGACTGGCAGTACGGCCGCACGGTCGACGACGTGCTCGCGGGCGACTGGACGGAGCTGGCCGGCGTGCTGACCGCCCTGGCGCATCCGGTGCGGCTGCGCCTGCTGCGCGAGATCCTCGGCGGCCGGCACGGCACCGGCGAGCTGGCCGAGATCGAGGGCCTGGGCACCACCGGCCAACTGCACCACCACCTGCGCCAGCTCACCGCCGCCGGCTGGCTGCGCAGCGCCGGCCGGGGTCACTACGCCGTCCCGGCCGAACGGGTCGTGCCGCTGCTGGCCATCCTCACCGCCGCCCGCCGCTGA
- a CDS encoding ParA family protein, giving the protein MYVVSVINYKGGVGKTTVTANLGAELANRGMKVLLIDLDPQASLTFGFYDPDDWRDRLRDGRTVKRWYDGLRGDTPATTLGELVVSPGPANARLSGTGRLDLIASHLQLVDIDLALARAVADGDEYDAELFRVRGSLAEGLHDDALGGYDMVLIDCPPNFNVVTQSAIIASDHLLIPAKADYLSTLGIDYLHGNVRELVDQYNADARRFATTRRHHKVAPDVAGVVFTMIQLMAQRPIAAHQGYMDQVRALGLPVFPTPLRENVTAFATNTPRGVPVVLRDRIATPAVRDELRQLATEFLDHLQPERVGA; this is encoded by the coding sequence GTGTACGTCGTGTCGGTGATCAACTACAAGGGCGGGGTCGGCAAGACCACCGTCACCGCCAACCTCGGTGCCGAGCTGGCCAACCGCGGGATGAAGGTGCTGCTCATCGACCTCGATCCGCAGGCCAGCCTCACCTTCGGCTTCTACGACCCGGACGACTGGCGGGACCGGCTGCGCGACGGCCGGACGGTGAAGCGCTGGTACGACGGCCTGCGCGGGGACACCCCCGCGACGACGCTGGGCGAGCTGGTCGTCTCCCCCGGCCCGGCGAACGCGCGACTCAGCGGCACGGGCCGGCTCGACCTGATCGCGTCCCACCTCCAGCTCGTCGACATCGACCTGGCGCTGGCCCGGGCCGTGGCCGACGGCGACGAGTACGACGCCGAGCTGTTCCGGGTGCGCGGCTCCCTGGCCGAGGGGCTGCACGACGACGCGCTCGGCGGCTACGACATGGTGCTGATCGACTGCCCGCCGAACTTCAACGTGGTCACCCAGTCGGCCATCATCGCCAGCGACCACCTGCTCATCCCGGCGAAGGCCGACTACCTGTCCACGTTGGGCATCGACTACCTGCACGGCAACGTCCGGGAGCTGGTCGACCAGTACAACGCCGACGCCCGCCGGTTCGCCACCACCCGCCGGCACCACAAGGTCGCCCCCGACGTCGCCGGCGTGGTGTTCACGATGATCCAGCTCATGGCGCAGCGGCCGATCGCCGCACACCAGGGCTACATGGACCAGGTGCGGGCGCTCGGCCTGCCGGTCTTCCCCACCCCCCTGCGGGAGAACGTCACCGCGTTCGCCACGAACACCCCGCGCGGCGTGCCCGTGGTGCTCCGCGACCGGATCGCCACCCCGGCGGTCCGCGACGAGCTGCGTCAGCTCGCCACCGAGTTCCTCGACCACCTCCAGCCCGAGCGGGTCGGGGCGTGA
- a CDS encoding Rho termination factor N-terminal domain-containing protein has translation MTDPTRDVADLVTALLRGLNAADLAALAEGRARLAVVPVDPAPPDPPADRTTSAGRPATAPADRLAPVGRPATAPADLVLPATAPAGRGVVPARPAARRAAPAPDPVAARAALATMSRRDDGTAYLSGWTARDLRVLAASLELRGVAGLRKADLVARIVDRTIGFRLASAAIRRL, from the coding sequence GTGACCGACCCGACCCGCGACGTCGCCGACCTGGTGACCGCGCTGCTCCGAGGGCTGAACGCCGCCGACCTCGCCGCCCTGGCGGAGGGGCGGGCCCGGCTCGCGGTGGTGCCGGTCGACCCGGCCCCACCCGACCCACCGGCCGACCGGACCACCTCCGCCGGGCGCCCGGCCACCGCACCCGCCGACCGGCTCGCCCCCGTCGGGCGCCCGGCCACCGCACCCGCCGACCTGGTCCTCCCGGCCACCGCACCCGCCGGCCGGGGCGTCGTCCCCGCGCGCCCGGCAGCCCGGCGGGCGGCGCCCGCGCCGGACCCGGTGGCGGCCCGGGCCGCGCTGGCGACCATGTCCCGGCGCGACGACGGTACGGCGTACCTCTCCGGCTGGACCGCCCGCGACCTGCGGGTGCTCGCCGCGAGCCTGGAGCTGCGCGGCGTCGCCGGGCTGCGGAAGGCGGACCTGGTCGCCCGCATCGTCGACCGCACCATCGGCTTCCGCCTCGCCTCCGCCGCCATCCGCCGGCTCTGA
- a CDS encoding endo-1,4-beta-xylanase, protein MRAAWTRRHRLLPGLLALACLATVAVAAAVPLTTPPARAADPVLVLDATFEDGTTQGFRSRAGETVAVSTAVAHGGTHSLLASGRTASWQGPALDLLDEMVKGTRYTLTVWVRLAAGQSPGQVRLSVQRDSGGTSAYDQVVGDTAVTADAWVRLSGTYVLAHDVDGLSAYVETASGTADLHIDDFTMAYQPTRPVQTDIPALREVLAADFPIGAAIGNRQIIGDQAVLLRRHFDTVTPGNALKWDATQPTEGAFRWADADTQVGFATDNGLAVRGHTLVWHQQTPAWVFTDTDGTPLTSDPADKALLLSRLEAHIRAVVGRYGDAIGVWDVANEVIDENQSDGLRRSRWYEISGLDYLRTAFRVAREVAPTAELYINDYNTNVPAKRDKLRDLVSRLRAEGVPIDGVGHQMHVNVQWPSIAETEAMLRAFIPLGVEQQVTEMDVSIYVDNGESFPTPPADRLLTQAYRYRDLFALYRRYADELTSVTLWGLADDDTWLDTFPVARKDAPLLFDTELQAKSAYWGIVDPTRINPTPTPTVSPTASPTVSPTVTPTAGTDSCRAAYTVTNQWPGGFQASLKVTNTGVRARDGWTVRWRFPDGQLISQLWNGTVRQNGPDVTITPTSWNSALPAGGTVEFGFLGSWSTSNSRPVGFTLDGLACTTG, encoded by the coding sequence ATGCGCGCTGCATGGACGCGCCGTCACCGCCTCCTGCCGGGGCTGTTGGCCCTGGCTTGCCTCGCCACCGTCGCCGTGGCCGCCGCCGTTCCGCTGACCACCCCGCCCGCCCGCGCCGCCGACCCCGTCCTGGTGCTCGACGCCACCTTCGAGGACGGCACCACCCAGGGCTTCCGGTCCCGGGCCGGTGAGACCGTCGCGGTCAGCACCGCCGTCGCCCACGGCGGTACCCACAGCCTGCTCGCCTCCGGCCGTACCGCGAGCTGGCAGGGCCCCGCCCTCGACCTGCTCGACGAGATGGTCAAGGGAACCCGCTACACGCTGACGGTGTGGGTGCGGCTCGCCGCCGGCCAGTCGCCCGGCCAGGTCCGGCTCAGCGTGCAACGCGACTCCGGCGGCACCTCCGCCTACGACCAGGTGGTGGGTGACACCGCGGTCACCGCCGACGCCTGGGTCCGCCTCAGCGGCACGTACGTGCTCGCGCACGACGTGGACGGGCTGTCGGCGTACGTGGAGACCGCCAGCGGCACCGCCGACCTGCACATCGACGACTTCACCATGGCGTACCAGCCGACCAGGCCGGTGCAGACCGACATCCCGGCCCTGCGCGAGGTGCTGGCCGCCGACTTTCCGATCGGGGCGGCGATCGGCAACCGGCAGATCATCGGCGACCAGGCGGTCCTGCTGCGCCGGCACTTCGACACGGTGACCCCCGGCAACGCGCTCAAGTGGGACGCCACCCAGCCGACCGAGGGCGCCTTCCGGTGGGCCGACGCCGACACGCAGGTCGGTTTCGCCACCGACAACGGCCTGGCGGTACGCGGACACACGCTCGTCTGGCACCAGCAGACCCCGGCCTGGGTCTTCACCGACACCGACGGCACCCCGCTGACCTCGGACCCGGCGGACAAGGCCCTGCTGCTGTCCCGGCTGGAGGCGCACATCCGCGCGGTCGTCGGCCGCTACGGCGACGCGATCGGGGTGTGGGACGTCGCCAACGAGGTGATCGACGAGAACCAGTCCGACGGGCTGCGGCGCAGCCGCTGGTACGAGATCAGCGGGCTGGACTACCTGCGGACCGCGTTCCGGGTGGCCCGGGAGGTCGCGCCGACGGCCGAGCTCTACATCAACGACTACAACACCAACGTGCCGGCCAAGCGCGACAAGCTGCGTGACCTGGTGAGTCGACTGCGCGCCGAAGGGGTGCCGATCGACGGCGTCGGGCACCAGATGCACGTCAACGTCCAGTGGCCGTCGATCGCCGAGACCGAGGCGATGCTCCGGGCGTTCATCCCGCTCGGCGTGGAGCAGCAGGTCACCGAGATGGACGTCAGCATCTACGTCGACAACGGCGAGTCCTTCCCCACCCCGCCGGCCGACCGGCTGCTGACCCAGGCGTACCGGTACCGGGACCTGTTCGCCCTGTACCGCCGCTACGCCGACGAGCTGACCTCGGTGACCCTGTGGGGGCTGGCGGACGACGACACCTGGCTGGACACCTTCCCGGTGGCCCGCAAGGACGCGCCGCTGCTGTTCGACACGGAACTCCAGGCCAAGTCGGCGTACTGGGGGATCGTCGACCCGACCCGGATCAACCCGACCCCGACGCCGACCGTCTCCCCGACGGCCAGCCCGACGGTTTCCCCGACGGTCACGCCGACCGCGGGGACGGACTCCTGCCGGGCGGCGTACACCGTCACCAACCAGTGGCCGGGCGGCTTCCAGGCGAGCCTCAAGGTCACCAACACCGGGGTGCGGGCGCGCGACGGCTGGACGGTGCGCTGGCGGTTCCCGGACGGGCAGCTGATCAGCCAGCTCTGGAACGGCACGGTCCGGCAAAACGGCCCGGACGTGACGATCACCCCCACGTCCTGGAACTCCGCCCTGCCCGCCGGCGGGACGGTCGAGTTCGGCTTCCTCGGCAGCTGGTCCACGAGCAACAGCCGCCCGGTCGGCTTCACCCTCGACGGGCTGGCCTGCACGACCGGCTGA